Proteins encoded by one window of Ignavibacteriota bacterium:
- a CDS encoding pyridoxine 5'-phosphate synthase, which produces MMKFSLNVDHVAFLRNARGEDNPDPVTFALMAELFGVDGIVVHLREDRRHINERDLRLMREQLKTKLDLEMAAVKEIIDIACDVVPDLVTLVPEKRQELTTEGGLNVIDNIDLIRSAIDRLHEFDIPVSLFVEPDLNQIDAAAEINADVIEIHTGVYANAILEEDVFDELERIRQAAKHAKKLGLGVNAGHGLNYNNIKEFIAIENIDEVSIGQAVIARSVFVGLEKAVKEMLTLIDRK; this is translated from the coding sequence ATTATGAAATTTTCATTGAATGTTGATCATGTCGCTTTTTTAAGAAACGCAAGAGGCGAAGATAATCCCGATCCTGTAACATTTGCATTAATGGCTGAACTTTTCGGTGTTGATGGAATTGTCGTTCATCTTAGAGAGGACAGAAGACATATTAACGAACGAGACTTAAGGTTAATGCGTGAACAGCTTAAAACAAAACTCGATCTTGAAATGGCTGCGGTTAAGGAAATTATTGATATTGCGTGTGATGTTGTTCCCGATCTGGTTACGCTCGTTCCGGAAAAAAGACAAGAGCTTACAACTGAAGGCGGATTGAATGTAATTGATAATATCGATCTGATCAGAAGTGCTATTGATAGACTGCATGAATTTGATATTCCGGTCTCATTATTTGTAGAACCTGATTTAAATCAAATTGACGCGGCTGCCGAAATAAATGCTGACGTAATTGAAATTCATACAGGTGTTTACGCAAACGCAATTCTAGAAGAAGATGTTTTTGATGAATTGGAAAGAATTAGACAAGCCGCCAAACACGCAAAAAAATTGGGTCTTGGCGTTAACGCAGGACATGGTTTAAATTACAACAATATCAAAGAATTTATTGCTATCGAAAATATTGATGAAGTAAGTATTGGACAGGCTGTTATTGCGAGGTCGGTTTTTGTTGGTTTAGAGAAAGCCGTAAAAGAAATGTTGACTTTAATTGATCGAAAATAA
- a CDS encoding TIGR02757 family protein, producing MNSLKRRLEYHYKEFDSTQIYADPIIFPRKYKIESDIEISAFISSIFAYGNVSQINNSLEKLHNLIGNSPTDYFFNFNVKQHNKFFNSFKHRFYTGEDVNKLFLIIKYILNEYESIKHLFLLYYFDQDKNIKNTLSFFSKNLIEISERISPTSKSVKFMFPDPFSGSACKRMNLFLRWMVRKDDIDFGIWNAVNKKQLVIPVDTHIAKLSKNLGLTNHKNVSWQMAEEITENLKKFDQNDPVKYDFAICHIGMRKLDF from the coding sequence TTGAATTCGCTGAAGCGCAGGTTAGAATACCATTATAAGGAATTTGATTCAACTCAAATTTATGCCGATCCAATAATTTTTCCGCGAAAATATAAAATTGAATCCGATATTGAGATCTCGGCTTTTATATCAAGCATATTTGCATATGGCAATGTTTCTCAGATCAATAATTCTTTGGAGAAGTTGCATAATTTGATAGGGAATTCACCTACAGATTATTTCTTCAACTTTAATGTAAAACAGCACAATAAATTTTTTAATTCCTTCAAACACAGATTTTATACGGGCGAAGATGTTAATAAACTATTTCTTATTATTAAATATATTTTGAATGAATACGAATCAATAAAACATCTTTTTCTTTTGTACTATTTTGATCAGGATAAAAATATTAAAAATACACTGTCATTTTTTTCAAAAAATTTAATTGAGATTTCGGAAAGAATTTCGCCTACTTCGAAAAGTGTCAAATTTATGTTCCCTGATCCATTTTCAGGCAGTGCTTGTAAAAGAATGAATTTATTTTTAAGATGGATGGTTAGAAAAGATGATATTGATTTTGGAATTTGGAATGCCGTTAATAAAAAGCAGTTAGTAATTCCAGTTGATACTCATATAGCAAAATTGAGCAAAAACTTGGGATTGACAAATCATAAAAATGTATCATGGCAAATGGCTGAAGAAATAACCGAAAATCTAAAGAAATTTGACCAAAATGATCCGGTTAAATATGATTTTGCGATTTGCCATATTGGAATGAGAAAACTTGATTTTTAG
- the thrS gene encoding threonine--tRNA ligase, translated as MNEKVKIKFLDGSEKEFENGITPLQIAESISSRLAEDVLVAKVNSKMVDLKSPIISDASIQLFTFNDELGRETYWHSTSHLMAHAIQSIYPEAKFGVGPAIEGGFYYDFDINTKITEADLVKIENKMLEIAKQDNAFKRQELSKKEALDFFTNTGDQYKQEIISELDGETQTISLYHEGNFTDLCTGPHVPSTGKIKYIKLINISGSYWRGDEKRQSLQRIYGVSFPKKKMLDEHLELLEEAKKRDHRKLGKQLGLFSIEEEAGPGLIYWHPKGARIRNTVETFWRAAHLKNGYELVYSPHIGKSWLWETSGHLVNYKESMFAPMKIDEQDYYIKPMNCPFHIMMYKANLHSYRDLPFRWAELGTVYRFEKSGVLHGLLRVRGFTQDDAHIFCAQEQIENEIIEVIRFSNYMWKTFGFEKLKYYVATKPEKAVGSDELWEKATNLLKKALDSENLEFEMDEGGGAFYGPKIDIKVKDALHREWQMSTIQFDFNLPERFDMKYIGEDGKEHRPFMVHRALFGSIERFIGVLIEHFGGAFPTWLAPVQVAVIPVSQNYLDYAETVKKRLFENDIRVELDSRNEKIGYKIREWEVQKVPYMLILGEKEKESNTISVRKHKEGDKGSSNLEEFLVNLKAEINKLSIN; from the coding sequence ATGAATGAAAAAGTTAAAATAAAATTTCTGGATGGTTCGGAAAAAGAATTTGAGAATGGTATTACACCTTTGCAAATTGCCGAATCGATTTCTTCAAGATTAGCTGAAGATGTTCTGGTTGCCAAAGTCAATTCCAAAATGGTTGATCTAAAAAGTCCAATCATTTCGGATGCGTCTATTCAACTTTTTACATTCAATGATGAATTGGGAAGAGAAACATACTGGCATTCTACTTCGCATTTAATGGCTCACGCTATTCAGTCAATTTATCCTGAAGCAAAATTCGGCGTTGGTCCTGCAATTGAAGGTGGATTTTATTATGATTTTGATATTAATACAAAAATTACTGAAGCTGATTTAGTTAAAATTGAAAACAAAATGTTGGAAATCGCAAAGCAAGATAATGCATTCAAGCGTCAAGAATTATCGAAGAAAGAAGCTTTGGATTTTTTCACAAATACTGGTGACCAATATAAACAAGAAATTATAAGCGAACTTGATGGTGAAACACAAACAATAAGTCTTTATCATGAAGGGAATTTTACCGATTTATGTACCGGTCCTCATGTACCATCAACGGGAAAAATAAAATATATTAAACTGATCAATATTTCAGGATCATATTGGCGTGGTGATGAGAAACGTCAAAGTTTACAAAGAATTTACGGCGTTTCATTTCCAAAAAAGAAAATGCTCGATGAACATTTGGAATTGTTGGAAGAGGCAAAAAAACGCGATCATCGAAAATTAGGAAAACAGCTCGGGCTTTTCAGTATTGAAGAAGAAGCAGGTCCGGGTTTAATATATTGGCATCCAAAAGGCGCAAGAATTAGAAATACAGTTGAAACTTTTTGGCGTGCCGCACACTTAAAGAATGGTTACGAATTAGTTTATTCTCCGCATATTGGAAAAAGCTGGCTTTGGGAAACAAGCGGACATCTTGTAAATTATAAAGAAAGTATGTTCGCGCCAATGAAGATAGATGAACAGGATTATTACATCAAACCAATGAACTGTCCTTTTCATATAATGATGTACAAAGCAAATCTTCATTCATATAGAGATTTGCCGTTTAGATGGGCAGAATTAGGAACTGTTTACCGTTTTGAAAAAAGCGGAGTTCTTCACGGACTTTTAAGAGTTAGAGGTTTTACGCAAGATGACGCGCATATATTTTGTGCGCAAGAACAGATTGAAAATGAAATCATAGAAGTAATCCGTTTTTCAAATTATATGTGGAAGACTTTTGGTTTCGAGAAATTAAAATATTATGTTGCTACTAAACCCGAAAAAGCCGTCGGCAGCGATGAACTTTGGGAAAAGGCGACTAATTTACTCAAGAAAGCATTAGATTCAGAAAATTTAGAATTTGAAATGGATGAAGGCGGCGGTGCTTTTTATGGTCCTAAAATAGATATTAAAGTAAAAGACGCGCTTCATCGAGAATGGCAGATGAGTACGATTCAGTTTGATTTTAATTTGCCGGAACGCTTTGATATGAAGTATATCGGCGAAGACGGAAAAGAACATCGTCCATTCATGGTTCACAGAGCCTTGTTTGGATCGATTGAAAGATTTATAGGAGTTTTAATTGAACATTTCGGCGGAGCTTTTCCAACTTGGCTCGCTCCGGTTCAAGTTGCGGTAATTCCCGTATCTCAAAATTATTTAGATTATGCCGAGACCGTTAAAAAGAGGTTATTTGAAAATGATATTCGAGTTGAATTGGATTCGAGAAACGAAAAGATCGGCTATAAAATAAGAGAATGGGAAGTTCAAAAAGTGCCTTATATGTTAATTTTAGGCGAAAAAGAAAAAGAATCAAATACAATTTCTGTGAGAAAGCATAAAGAAGGCGACAAAGGTTCTTCAAATTTAGAAGAATTTTTAGTGAATCTTAAAGCAGAAATAAATAAATTATCCATTAACTAA
- a CDS encoding translation initiation factor IF-3 encodes MRVNEEIRHPEVRVLDADGQQLGIYTSFNALKKAQELGLDLIEIAPQAKPPVCKIIDFGKFQYEQQKKEKIQKKKQHVTVLKEIRLHPNTDKHDFDFKSRHAEKFLSEGNKVKVSVIFKGRELAYKEHGKELLVKFLENLDEVSLIEHEIKFEGKAMHAILQPKKIKSKKITK; translated from the coding sequence CTGCGAGTAAATGAAGAAATAAGACATCCTGAGGTTAGAGTACTTGACGCAGATGGTCAGCAGCTAGGAATTTATACTTCATTCAATGCATTAAAAAAAGCACAAGAACTAGGTTTGGATTTAATTGAAATAGCTCCTCAAGCTAAACCGCCTGTTTGTAAAATTATTGACTTTGGTAAATTTCAATATGAACAACAAAAAAAGGAGAAAATTCAAAAGAAAAAGCAGCATGTTACCGTTTTAAAGGAAATTAGGCTGCATCCGAATACGGATAAACATGATTTTGATTTCAAATCCAGACACGCTGAAAAATTTCTTAGCGAAGGAAACAAAGTTAAAGTTTCTGTAATTTTTAAAGGCCGGGAACTTGCATACAAAGAACACGGCAAAGAATTATTAGTTAAGTTTCTTGAAAATTTGGACGAAGTTTCATTAATAGAACATGAAATTAAATTTGAAGGAAAAGCCATGCACGCAATCCTTCAACCAAAAAAAATTAAAAGTAAAAAGATAACTAAGTAG
- the rpmI gene encoding 50S ribosomal protein L35 gives MPKMKSNRGASKTFRKTGSGKVKRNKAFKSHILTKKSTKTKRGLRKATLVSDADLKRVKTMLQ, from the coding sequence ATGCCAAAAATGAAAAGTAATAGAGGTGCTTCAAAAACTTTTAGAAAAACCGGTTCCGGTAAAGTTAAAAGAAATAAAGCATTTAAATCTCATATTCTTACAAAAAAAAGTACAAAAACTAAACGAGGTTTGAGAAAAGCTACACTTGTTTCTGATGCTGATTTAAAACGCGTAAAAACAATGTTACAATAA
- the rplT gene encoding 50S ribosomal protein L20: MPKAKNNVASRARRRKLLKLAKGYWGSRSKVYTVAKHSVEKGLQFAYRDRKFKKRTYRNLWIVRINAAARLNGTTYSKLIDAMNKKGVEINRKVLANLAVENPNAFSDIVKFVAA; encoded by the coding sequence ATGCCTAAAGCAAAAAATAATGTTGCATCACGTGCACGTAGGAGAAAACTATTAAAACTTGCAAAAGGTTACTGGGGTTCAAGAAGTAAAGTTTATACCGTTGCAAAACATTCTGTAGAAAAAGGTTTACAGTTTGCTTACAGAGATAGAAAATTCAAAAAGAGAACTTATAGAAATTTATGGATTGTTAGAATAAATGCTGCTGCAAGATTAAACGGTACAACCTATTCAAAATTAATTGACGCAATGAATAAAAAAGGTGTTGAGATCAATAGAAAAGTTCTTGCCAACTTAGCTGTTGAAAATCCTAATGCTTTTTCAGATATTGTAAAATTTGTTGCTGCATAA
- the pheS gene encoding phenylalanine--tRNA ligase subunit alpha produces MKDKIEKIKQEFLFDSSNISDPSSLENLRIKYFSRNGIYAQLFEEFKILPKDEKPKFGKVLNDEKNLAQNIFDDLKNKIEANNKTHKEYFDITLPGRVNKIGALHVLTQTLNEIKAIFKGLGFSVYTGPEIESDENNFELLNFPDDHPARDMQDTYFINESFLLRTHTSPVQVRLMKNNKPPFRAIMPGRVYRNEAISAKSYCLFHQVEGLVIDTDITFAELKGTLVYFAKQLFGENVKYRFRASFFPFTEPSAEVDIWWQPKGKEGKWLEILGCGMVDPNVLNNLNIDSEKYIGYAFGMGIERMAMLKYGIDDIRLFFDNDKRFLNQFK; encoded by the coding sequence ATGAAAGATAAAATAGAAAAAATAAAACAAGAATTTCTTTTTGATTCAAGCAATATTTCTGATCCGTCTTCCTTAGAAAATCTGCGTATTAAATATTTTTCACGTAATGGAATTTACGCCCAGCTTTTTGAAGAATTTAAAATTCTTCCAAAAGATGAAAAACCAAAGTTCGGTAAAGTTCTTAATGATGAAAAAAATTTAGCACAAAATATCTTTGACGATTTGAAAAATAAAATTGAAGCGAATAACAAGACTCACAAAGAATATTTTGACATTACACTTCCCGGTAGAGTAAATAAGATTGGCGCGCTTCATGTATTGACGCAGACTTTAAACGAAATTAAAGCAATTTTTAAAGGTCTCGGGTTTTCTGTTTATACGGGTCCTGAAATTGAATCTGATGAAAATAATTTTGAATTGCTTAACTTTCCCGATGATCATCCTGCAAGAGATATGCAGGATACTTATTTTATTAATGAGTCGTTTTTACTTAGGACACATACTTCACCGGTTCAGGTAAGATTGATGAAAAACAATAAACCTCCATTTAGAGCAATAATGCCGGGTAGAGTTTACCGTAATGAGGCAATTAGCGCCAAAAGTTACTGCTTGTTTCACCAAGTTGAAGGATTAGTAATTGATACTGATATTACGTTTGCCGAACTTAAAGGAACATTGGTTTATTTTGCCAAACAACTTTTTGGAGAAAATGTAAAATATAGATTTAGAGCAAGCTTTTTCCCGTTTACAGAACCTAGCGCCGAAGTAGATATTTGGTGGCAGCCAAAAGGGAAAGAAGGCAAATGGCTCGAAATTCTCGGATGCGGAATGGTTGATCCTAATGTTTTGAATAATTTAAATATTGACTCGGAAAAATATATCGGTTACGCCTTTGGAATGGGTATTGAAAGAATGGCTATGCTTAAATACGGCATTGACGATATTAGGCTTTTCTTTGATAATGATAAAAGATTTTTAAATCAATTTAAATAA
- a CDS encoding phenylalanine--tRNA ligase subunit beta — protein MIVSLNWLKEYVDLNGISVKDIVDKLTTSGSEVEEVIDRSSEFENITIAKVEDVKKHPNADKLSVCKVNDGTKIYDVVCGAPNVKAGQTVAFAKVGAVIPNGKFEIKEAKIRGEKSSGMICAEDELGLSDDHSGIMILDENLKIGEPLAKALNMDDVILEVAITPNRSDELSHIGLARDLSAIFNRSLTIPKIKTSYSLVDKNKFAEIKIENLSACPRYCGIVVKNVKVDESPKWLRDRLTGIGLRPINNIVDITNFVLHEVGQPLHAFDLDKISGSEIVVKNFSGEGKFTTLDSKERNMRSSDLMICDAEKPVAIAGVMGGENSEVTSTTKNILIESAYFNPSSIRKTAKRLGLSSDASYRFERGIDPNGTLAAGLRTAELIKEIAGGEIINEIIDIYPNKIEPKLLSVRFSRIERILGFKISNENVKSIFMGLKFDITKESDDLLEVKVPTFRNDIEREIDLVEEIIRIYGLDEIPPVQKISLSLDKKVDETDFENSIRNKFTALEFNEVICNSLLSEEKIIDGKNPIKVLNPQSTEMSTLRTSLLPGILMNISRNLKVKENDLMFFEIGQVFSKKNYEIKSFEDFEENQNLTFAVCGERINSTWYQKSQNFDIYDLIGINDNIIEQLNINAKIEKKYNLESNVCEFGFEQRIGSNVIGTGGKLKKEILEKFEISKDVYFAEYNLSQLRKLDKLVRKSQPLLKYPKVFRDFSFILDKKITYSEVLNTIKDSSSKLLKNVNLFDIFESETLGSDKISLAFQLEYFDETKTLREDEIDVEFWKTIEAVKTKFNAELRG, from the coding sequence TTGATAGTTTCACTAAATTGGCTGAAAGAATATGTTGATCTCAACGGGATTTCCGTTAAAGACATCGTTGATAAATTAACTACTTCCGGATCAGAAGTTGAAGAAGTAATTGACAGATCAAGCGAGTTTGAAAATATTACAATTGCCAAAGTTGAAGATGTTAAAAAACATCCTAATGCCGATAAGCTTTCGGTATGCAAGGTTAATGACGGTACAAAGATTTACGATGTTGTATGCGGTGCGCCAAATGTAAAAGCCGGACAAACCGTTGCCTTCGCCAAAGTTGGGGCAGTAATTCCAAACGGAAAATTTGAAATTAAAGAAGCAAAAATTAGAGGCGAAAAATCTTCGGGAATGATTTGTGCCGAAGATGAACTTGGCTTGTCGGATGATCATTCAGGAATAATGATATTAGATGAAAATTTAAAAATTGGTGAACCGCTTGCAAAAGCGCTGAATATGGATGATGTTATACTAGAAGTTGCTATAACGCCAAACCGTTCAGATGAATTAAGTCACATTGGTTTGGCCAGGGATCTTTCCGCTATTTTTAATAGATCATTAACAATTCCAAAAATAAAAACAAGTTATTCGTTAGTTGATAAAAATAAATTTGCCGAAATAAAAATTGAAAATCTAAGTGCTTGTCCCCGATATTGCGGCATTGTTGTTAAAAATGTTAAAGTCGATGAATCGCCTAAATGGTTAAGAGATAGACTTACAGGCATTGGACTTCGTCCAATAAATAATATTGTTGATATAACCAATTTTGTACTTCATGAAGTTGGTCAGCCTTTGCACGCATTTGATTTGGATAAAATTTCTGGAAGTGAAATTGTTGTAAAAAATTTTTCCGGTGAAGGAAAGTTTACAACTTTAGATTCAAAAGAAAGAAATATGCGTTCATCGGATTTAATGATTTGCGACGCTGAAAAACCCGTGGCAATTGCCGGTGTGATGGGTGGAGAAAATTCAGAAGTAACTTCTACAACAAAGAATATTTTAATTGAAAGCGCTTATTTCAATCCTTCATCTATCAGGAAAACGGCTAAACGCTTGGGATTATCTTCCGATGCTTCTTACAGATTTGAAAGAGGTATCGATCCAAATGGAACATTAGCGGCTGGATTAAGAACCGCAGAATTGATAAAAGAAATAGCCGGCGGCGAAATTATAAATGAAATAATTGATATTTATCCAAATAAAATTGAGCCGAAATTACTTAGCGTTCGATTTTCCCGTATTGAGAGAATTTTGGGATTTAAAATTTCCAATGAAAATGTTAAATCAATTTTTATGGGATTAAAGTTTGATATAACCAAAGAATCCGATGATCTTCTCGAAGTTAAAGTTCCAACATTCAGAAATGATATAGAACGAGAAATAGATCTAGTGGAAGAAATTATAAGAATTTACGGACTTGACGAAATTCCGCCCGTTCAAAAAATTTCTTTATCGTTAGATAAAAAAGTTGACGAAACGGATTTTGAAAATTCAATACGAAATAAATTTACCGCATTAGAATTCAATGAAGTTATATGTAATTCTTTGCTGAGCGAAGAAAAAATTATTGATGGAAAAAATCCTATTAAAGTATTAAATCCGCAAAGTACGGAAATGTCTACTTTAAGAACTTCCTTACTGCCTGGAATTTTAATGAACATTTCAAGAAATCTTAAAGTAAAAGAAAACGATTTAATGTTTTTTGAAATTGGACAAGTTTTTTCAAAAAAAAATTATGAAATTAAATCATTTGAAGATTTTGAAGAGAATCAAAATTTAACATTTGCGGTTTGCGGCGAAAGAATAAATTCAACATGGTACCAGAAAAGTCAAAATTTTGACATATATGATTTGATTGGGATAAATGACAACATTATAGAACAATTAAATATTAATGCTAAAATTGAAAAAAAATATAATTTAGAAAGCAATGTTTGTGAATTTGGATTTGAACAGAGAATTGGTAGTAATGTTATTGGTACCGGCGGAAAGTTAAAAAAAGAAATTTTGGAAAAATTTGAAATTTCCAAAGATGTTTATTTTGCCGAATATAATTTATCTCAATTAAGAAAATTAGATAAATTAGTCAGGAAAAGTCAGCCTTTGTTAAAATATCCAAAGGTTTTTAGAGATTTCAGCTTTATTTTAGATAAGAAAATTACCTATTCCGAAGTTTTAAATACAATAAAAGATTCTAGCTCAAAGCTATTGAAAAATGTAAATTTATTTGATATCTTTGAAAGTGAAACATTAGGTTCGGATAAAATAAGCCTTGCGTTTCAGTTAGAATATTTTGATGAAACCAAAACTCTGCGCGAAGATGAAATAGATGTGGAATTTTGGAAAACGATTGAGGCTGTTAAAACTAAATTTAACGCAGAATTAAGAGGTTAA
- the zapA gene encoding cell division protein ZapA yields the protein MSEKKKLKVKIFDKEFSLLVENEEIATELANYVNKIMDETKTELKDQPSETIAIIAALNIAYDLSVEKNRFREFSIQATDKIKKIKLLLDKSDIESIPS from the coding sequence ATGTCAGAAAAAAAGAAGCTTAAAGTAAAAATATTTGATAAAGAATTTTCATTGCTCGTAGAAAATGAAGAAATTGCAACAGAATTGGCAAATTATGTAAATAAAATTATGGATGAAACGAAAACTGAGTTAAAAGATCAACCGTCGGAAACAATAGCCATAATTGCAGCATTAAATATTGCATATGATCTATCCGTTGAAAAAAATAGGTTTAGGGAATTTAGTATACAAGCAACTGACAAAATAAAAAAAATAAAGCTTCTTTTAGATAAATCTGATATTGAGTCCATTCCATCATAA
- the rny gene encoding ribonuclease Y: MDLSNPFIILLLVIVFSAVAFYLGWLIHSKIAANKISVANERAANIISEAEKEAKNIKREKLLEVKDEWLKKKQEFDIEKNTKQQKMLAYEKKIEQREQSLEKKYELVLEKEKENKESEKQNKKHQEILEKKFEEVEKLIAEQNIRLEKTAGLTKDEAKKMLMENVIDMAKSDASQFVNEIKEKAKSEAKKEAQKIVVQAIQRTAVDHSVETTVSVLQIQNDEMKGRIIGREGRNIRAFEAATGVDVIVDDTPEAVILSAFDQYRREIARIALERLIADGRIHPSRIEEVVKKVEQELEEEIQKEGENILIQLGIHGVNRDLVKFIGRMKYRSSYGQNLLQHSIEVAYITGFMAAELGLDQQIAKRAGLFHDIGKTVDKSIEGPHALIGGELLKKYKEHPIVINAAASHHEDVEMTHAISALVQSADAISGARPGARREPLEGYVKRLENLEGIASTFEGVAKTYAIQAGREVRVVVEPDKADDQFSEKLAEDIAHKIQEEMEYPGQIKVTVIREVRKIAYAK, translated from the coding sequence ATGGATTTAAGTAACCCGTTTATTATACTTTTATTGGTCATCGTTTTTTCCGCAGTAGCTTTTTATCTAGGCTGGCTGATACATTCGAAAATTGCCGCAAATAAGATCAGTGTCGCTAACGAACGTGCCGCAAATATAATTTCCGAAGCTGAAAAAGAAGCCAAAAACATCAAACGTGAAAAATTGTTGGAAGTTAAGGATGAATGGCTAAAAAAGAAACAAGAATTTGATATTGAAAAAAATACAAAACAGCAGAAAATGTTGGCTTATGAAAAGAAGATTGAACAAAGAGAGCAAAGTTTAGAAAAAAAGTATGAACTTGTTTTAGAAAAGGAAAAAGAAAATAAAGAATCTGAAAAACAAAATAAAAAACATCAAGAAATTCTTGAGAAAAAATTTGAAGAAGTTGAAAAACTGATTGCGGAACAAAATATTAGATTGGAAAAAACAGCAGGATTAACAAAAGATGAAGCAAAGAAGATGTTGATGGAAAATGTAATTGACATGGCAAAATCTGACGCTTCGCAATTTGTTAATGAGATTAAAGAAAAAGCAAAATCTGAAGCAAAAAAAGAAGCTCAAAAAATTGTTGTTCAAGCAATTCAAAGAACAGCTGTTGATCATTCTGTTGAAACAACCGTTTCAGTTTTACAAATTCAAAACGATGAGATGAAAGGTAGAATTATTGGAAGAGAAGGCAGAAATATTAGAGCATTTGAAGCCGCAACCGGTGTTGATGTAATTGTTGATGATACACCCGAAGCCGTTATTCTTTCGGCATTTGATCAGTACAGAAGAGAAATTGCAAGAATTGCCTTAGAAAGATTAATTGCTGACGGAAGAATTCATCCTTCAAGAATTGAGGAAGTAGTTAAAAAAGTTGAGCAGGAACTTGAAGAAGAAATTCAAAAAGAGGGAGAAAATATTCTTATTCAACTTGGAATTCACGGAGTTAATAGAGATCTAGTTAAATTTATTGGAAGAATGAAATACCGTTCTAGTTACGGTCAGAATCTGCTTCAACATAGCATTGAAGTAGCTTATATAACGGGATTTATGGCAGCTGAACTTGGTTTGGATCAGCAAATTGCCAAACGTGCCGGATTATTTCACGATATTGGTAAAACTGTTGACAAAAGTATAGAAGGACCTCACGCTTTAATTGGAGGTGAATTACTTAAAAAATATAAAGAACATCCAATTGTTATAAATGCAGCGGCAAGTCACCACGAAGACGTAGAAATGACACACGCAATTTCGGCTTTGGTTCAATCTGCCGATGCAATTAGCGGCGCACGTCCGGGCGCTAGGAGAGAACCATTGGAAGGATATGTAAAAAGATTAGAAAACCTTGAAGGAATTGCCAGCACATTTGAAGGTGTTGCTAAAACTTACGCAATTCAGGCAGGAAGAGAAGTAAGAGTTGTTGTTGAACCGGATAAAGCCGATGACCAGTTTTCAGAAAAATTGGCGGAAGATATCGCTCATAAAATCCAAGAAGAAATGGAATATCCCGGACAAATAAAAGTTACGGTTATACGTGAAGTCAGAAAAATAGCTTACGCAAAATAA
- a CDS encoding dephospho-CoA kinase encodes MNKLKIGITGGIGTGKTTVAKIIEANGFTVLNADDTARKLMQTDKEIRRKLIEKFGSEVFIDNKLNSKFISNIVFNDKNKLKLLNSIVHPATIKNISEEITERQKTENLIFVESALVFEAKMEELFDHVLLVTADDDKRIERIKIRNNYSDSEILKIIENQIPENIKKSKSDFIIINNGNLEDLKTKTEFFLRLFNSL; translated from the coding sequence ATGAACAAATTAAAAATCGGTATAACAGGCGGAATTGGCACTGGTAAAACAACTGTCGCAAAAATAATTGAAGCGAATGGTTTTACTGTTTTAAATGCCGATGATACTGCGCGAAAATTAATGCAGACCGATAAAGAAATTCGCAGAAAACTGATTGAAAAATTCGGCAGCGAAGTTTTTATTGATAACAAATTAAATTCAAAATTTATTTCCAATATTGTTTTTAACGATAAAAATAAATTAAAACTATTAAATTCAATCGTTCATCCTGCCACAATTAAAAATATCTCTGAAGAAATTACGGAAAGACAAAAAACTGAAAATCTTATTTTTGTTGAATCAGCGTTGGTATTTGAAGCAAAAATGGAAGAACTTTTCGATCACGTTTTGTTAGTAACAGCTGATGATGATAAGAGAATTGAACGAATAAAAATTAGAAACAATTATTCAGATAGTGAAATATTAAAAATTATTGAAAATCAAATCCCTGAAAACATAAAGAAATCTAAATCCGACTTTATTATAATCAATAATGGCAATTTAGAAGACCTAAAAACAAAGACAGAGTTTTTCTTGAGACTTTTTAATTCGTTATAA